A stretch of the Denticeps clupeoides chromosome 6, fDenClu1.1, whole genome shotgun sequence genome encodes the following:
- the LOC114791786 gene encoding CD166 antigen homolog isoform X1: MIALLILLFGLFTSGSCGLNDTKALVGQNVNLSCIIERVQANIVQIQWSRRMGGEDVKLFVYNPSMGQYTYTNDDKFTMTAFKTTHNGQLRGSYLGIAQVESNYSGEYICEITTFPSGSILKKINLDVKEMNLGIIPVGVIVEGDNVTIRCNSKPPADRYKLLSTKIENKVMQNQDGVFVIPNIRRHDSGLYICHSELESLHQNATIQISVNYLDQIKCNVGRYIDLHLGQNLSIACTASASQNVEYIWTKDGVNVSHVPSISLRSVNSTQAGLYKLTAYISGLHSLLQQLQLNITVRSLDHTATASTSVATTTMTYPSNSRTKVTTVVNEQDGSLSGSTSPQPTASFSTRPGNHSDSGQPTTNITVSVHFITSTILLTKFQQQPQEILITDASSGEHLLWIFLPLLLLLVVVGFLSFRYIRKKRCASALDSCTLETMKDSKRLIAALNQISDPAKPQVTVVLL; the protein is encoded by the exons ATGATAGCACTCCTAATTTTGCTGTTTGGACTCTTCACGTCAG GATCATGTGGTCTAAATGACACAAAAGCATTAGTGGGGCAGAATGTGAATCTGTCCTGCATTATAGAGCGTGTACAAGCAAACATCGTCCAGATCCAGTGGAGTCGTAGGATGGGTGGAGAGGATGTGAAGTTGTTTGTGTATAACCCATCAATGGGGCAATACACCTACACAAATGACGATAAATTTACAATGACGGCATTCAAAACCACTCATAATGGCCAACTTAGGGGCTCTTATTTGGGCATAGCACAAGTGGAGTCGAATTACAGTGGAGAGTACATCTGCGAAATCACTACCTTCCCTTCTGGTTCCATTCTCAAGAAAATTAACCTGGATGTCAAAG AAATGAATCTTGGGATAATCCCGGTTGGGGTTATTGTAGAAGGGGATAATGTGACAATCAGGTGCAACAGCAAGCCTCCTGCTGACCGTTACAAACTTTTGTCGACTAAG ATTGAAAACAAAGTTATGCAGAATCAAGATGGTGTTTTTGTAATTCCCAACATTAGGAGACATGACAGCGGTCTGTATATCTGCCATTCAGAATTGGAATCATTACATCAAAATGCAACAATACAAATTTCAGTTAACT ATCTTGATCAAATTAAATGCAATGTGGGGAGATATATTGACCTTCATCTTGGCCAGAATTTGAGTATTGCATGCACTGCCAGTGCTTCACAGAATGTGGAGTACATATGGACTAAG GATGGTGTCAACGTGTCGCATGTGCCCTCCATCTCCCTGAGATCTGTGAACAGCACTCAGGCTGGACTGTACAAGCTCACGGCATACATCAGCGGCCTTCACAGTCTTCTCCAGCAACTGCAGCTTAACATCACAG TCAGATCATTGGATCACACCGCGACAGCATCCACCTCTGTGGCCACCACCACTATGACATATCCCTCCAACAGCAGAACTAAAGTCACCACAGTGGTGAATGAACAGGATGGTTCCTTGTCCGGTTCCACATCACCGCAGCCAACTGCATCATTTTCAACACGACCGGGAAACCACTCAGATTCAGGACAGCCCACCACCAACATTACCGTATCGGTACATTTTATAACAAGTACCATCCTGCTTACTAAATTTCAACAACAACCCCAAGAGATACTTATAACAG ATGCCAGCAGTGGGGAGCATTTGCTATGGATCTTTCTGCCCCTTCTTCTTTTATTGGTAGTTGTGGGATTTCTTTCCTTCAGGTATATCAGGAAGAAGAG ATGTGCTAGTGCATTGGATTCCTGTACACTAGAGACGATGAAGGACAGCAAACGGCTCATAGCTGCACTAAACCAGATTTCTGACCCTGCCAAACCACAAGTGACAGTGGTGCTgctctga
- the LOC114791786 gene encoding CD166 antigen homolog isoform X2 yields the protein MGGEDVKLFVYNPSMGQYTYTNDDKFTMTAFKTTHNGQLRGSYLGIAQVESNYSGEYICEITTFPSGSILKKINLDVKEMNLGIIPVGVIVEGDNVTIRCNSKPPADRYKLLSTKIENKVMQNQDGVFVIPNIRRHDSGLYICHSELESLHQNATIQISVNYLDQIKCNVGRYIDLHLGQNLSIACTASASQNVEYIWTKDGVNVSHVPSISLRSVNSTQAGLYKLTAYISGLHSLLQQLQLNITVRSLDHTATASTSVATTTMTYPSNSRTKVTTVVNEQDGSLSGSTSPQPTASFSTRPGNHSDSGQPTTNITVSVHFITSTILLTKFQQQPQEILITDASSGEHLLWIFLPLLLLLVVVGFLSFRYIRKKRCASALDSCTLETMKDSKRLIAALNQISDPAKPQVTVVLL from the exons ATGGGTGGAGAGGATGTGAAGTTGTTTGTGTATAACCCATCAATGGGGCAATACACCTACACAAATGACGATAAATTTACAATGACGGCATTCAAAACCACTCATAATGGCCAACTTAGGGGCTCTTATTTGGGCATAGCACAAGTGGAGTCGAATTACAGTGGAGAGTACATCTGCGAAATCACTACCTTCCCTTCTGGTTCCATTCTCAAGAAAATTAACCTGGATGTCAAAG AAATGAATCTTGGGATAATCCCGGTTGGGGTTATTGTAGAAGGGGATAATGTGACAATCAGGTGCAACAGCAAGCCTCCTGCTGACCGTTACAAACTTTTGTCGACTAAG ATTGAAAACAAAGTTATGCAGAATCAAGATGGTGTTTTTGTAATTCCCAACATTAGGAGACATGACAGCGGTCTGTATATCTGCCATTCAGAATTGGAATCATTACATCAAAATGCAACAATACAAATTTCAGTTAACT ATCTTGATCAAATTAAATGCAATGTGGGGAGATATATTGACCTTCATCTTGGCCAGAATTTGAGTATTGCATGCACTGCCAGTGCTTCACAGAATGTGGAGTACATATGGACTAAG GATGGTGTCAACGTGTCGCATGTGCCCTCCATCTCCCTGAGATCTGTGAACAGCACTCAGGCTGGACTGTACAAGCTCACGGCATACATCAGCGGCCTTCACAGTCTTCTCCAGCAACTGCAGCTTAACATCACAG TCAGATCATTGGATCACACCGCGACAGCATCCACCTCTGTGGCCACCACCACTATGACATATCCCTCCAACAGCAGAACTAAAGTCACCACAGTGGTGAATGAACAGGATGGTTCCTTGTCCGGTTCCACATCACCGCAGCCAACTGCATCATTTTCAACACGACCGGGAAACCACTCAGATTCAGGACAGCCCACCACCAACATTACCGTATCGGTACATTTTATAACAAGTACCATCCTGCTTACTAAATTTCAACAACAACCCCAAGAGATACTTATAACAG ATGCCAGCAGTGGGGAGCATTTGCTATGGATCTTTCTGCCCCTTCTTCTTTTATTGGTAGTTGTGGGATTTCTTTCCTTCAGGTATATCAGGAAGAAGAG ATGTGCTAGTGCATTGGATTCCTGTACACTAGAGACGATGAAGGACAGCAAACGGCTCATAGCTGCACTAAACCAGATTTCTGACCCTGCCAAACCACAAGTGACAGTGGTGCTgctctga